In the Bdellovibrionales bacterium genome, TTATTTGCATTATTTACCACAGCCTTTATAACATACCTTTGCTCTACAAATACAAAGGAGTTAAACACCGTGTCTTTTCAAGGTTTATTCAATCTCGCACAAGGTTTCGCAGAAACAATCCTCTGGATCTTATTGTTCACCAGCGTCGTCAGCGTGGCTATGATCATCGAGCGATTCTTCTCTCTTTCTAAACTCACTCGCCAGAACCGCAAGTTCCGCGCTGAAGCGAAAGAGATCCTCATGACTCAAGATCTCAATAAGCTGGATGCTCTGGCTCAAGACGATTCGCTTCCGCAAAAAGCACTTCGTTACGGCTTAAAGCACACGAAAGCTCACGGCGATAAAGGTCTCGACGAAATGTTCAATAGTTTCGTGATGATCGAAAAACCAAAAATCGATAAATACTTAAACTTTTTGGCCACCGTCGGTTCCAACGCACCTTTCGTAGGTCTTCTTGGAACGGTCATGGGGATCATGAAGGCGTTCAACGATCTCGCACAAAACTCGGCTGCGGGTAACGAAGTCGTTATGTTAGGTATTGCGCACGCTCTTGTCGCTACGGCGATCGGTCTTTTCGTGGCTATTCCTGCGGTTATCGCCTTCAACTACTATCAGAAGATGGTTCGTGAAACTGTACAAACGATTGAAATTGCAAAAGAACTTTGTCTTTCCTACGCGAAAGTGAAGAAAGGATAATTTTATGGGCGCATCTCTCGGAGGTAATAACGACGAACCCATGGCAGATATTAATATCGTGCCGTTCGTCGATATCATTCTCGTGGTTCTGATCATCTTCATGGTGACAGCACCGCTAGTTATGAAGCCGGCCATTGACATCAACTTGCCACAGGCAAGTTCGGGTGAGGTCAAAGAACAAGAAAAAAATATGGAAGTGATGATCGCCGCCAATGGTGACATCTATCTTAACGGTAAGCCATCTTCGATGGACGAACTTAAGAACGAAGCTGGCAATGTTTCGATGAAGAAAGTGGACTCTGGAGCGATTCTTAACGCGGATAAAGCGGTCACTCTCGAGCGTCTGACAGAAGTGATCGACACGATCAAACTTGCTGGAATCAAGAAACTCGCCTTCCAAATTCAAAAGAAGTAATTCAAAATATGAGGCCGTCATCCTGTAGCGCAAAGCTACAGGACTCGACCCGACCCTGTGGAAATTTGGTCTCTCTTTGATCCTATAAACAATCCATTCGCCAATACCCTGGAACCAGCATTGCTATGTATTAAGGCAAGACTCACTGGGAGGGAATTATGCTTTCTGTACAAAAAGTCATTGGCTCTTACAAAAGTGCAATGAACAACAACACGCCTTCTCGCCGACCCACTAAGACGGAAGACACCTCTGCAAATAACTACAAAGACTCTTTTGAGAGTTTGCTTCGGGAAAAAATGCGAAAAAAGATGAAGACGGCTTAGTCTTCGTCTTTAAGAAAGTGGGGATTATCTTCCGGAAATGCCTCACTGGTAAATGCGAGATCCTTCGCCTCAAAGTAGACGCTGATGAAACTCACATAGGCATCTTGTTCGGTCTTAAACTGCTGCTTATTATTGGAGTCTCTTTTTTCCATTTCACAAAACAAACTAAAAGTATGCTTCTTATCCGGTCCATAGAAGTGAGACGCGACTCCTTTAAACTTACCCGTGACACGATCATAGATCGGCAAATGGTTACGATACTTGTAGATACGACCGACAGGATAATGAATTTCCGTGTCATCCGTGACAATCAGCGCCTGAGAGGTCAGTTCGCAAGATACATTTTTATATTTAAATGGAATATCGCGAGAGCCTTTCTCAAACACCACTCCTTTTTCTTTAGCGACGATCAAAGTAGAGCCGTCTCTAAACACCGGAGCGGAGATCTTAGGACCCTTATGGGGAATTTCCTCGTCCTTAGGTGCACTCGAGCAACTGACAACGACGAAAGACAAAGCGAGAACACTTAAAATTTTCATACATCTCCCCTAGGTTTCTTCGGCAAACTCTTCACGCCGACTAAATCTTGCCAATAAACTGTAGACCACCGGTACAACATACAATGTGAGCAGAGTCGAAACAAAAACGCCTCCGATAACGGCCACTGCCATTGGACGACGGGATTCGGCGCCGGCGCCTAAACTCAGGGCTGCCGGAAGAGCACCGGCAATCGTAGCAATCGAAGTCATAAGAATGGGTCGGAGACGACTAGGACACGCTTCAATCAAGGCATCAAAAACCGGAAGCTTGTCTTCATCGCGACGCTGGTTTGTAAAGTCCACAAGCAAGATGGAGTTCTTCTTCACGATCCCCATTAATAAAATCAAACCGATAATACTGAAAAGATTTAGAGATTGATCCGTGATGAGCAAGGCCACAAACGCTCCGGAAAAACTAAAGGGGAGCGCCACAAAGACCGTCACCGGATCAATAAAACTATTAAACTGCGAGGCTAAGATCATATAAGCCACCACAAAACCAAGGACCATAGCGAACATTAGACTCATAAAACTCTGCATCATCTCTTCGGCGGATCCACTCAATTGAAACTTGTAACCTTCTGGAAGTAAATTTCGCGCAACTTTTTCGGCCTGATCGAGAGCCTGTTGCTGACTTAAGCCGGTGCCGGGATTTCCGTAAATGCTAATCGCTCTCTCACGATTTTTGCGCGAAATCGTCGAGGCCACTGGTTCCTCCTTCGTCGATACGACCTGCGAAAGCGGAACCAATTCTCCTCGGTTGTTGCGGACGAAAAGTTCCTTCACTCGCTCTCCCGGGTTACGATCTTCTTCGTCCAGTTTCACTCGAATATCGTAACGGTGCCCGCCCTTTTCGTAGGTGCCGGCAATGGCTCCACCGATAGCCGCATTGATCACGGCGCCTAATTTTAGAACTTCCACTCCCCGGTCGGCCGCTTTTTGTCGATCGGGATAGATTCGCAATTCTGGAGCTCCCGCTAAAAGATCCGAGTCTGCATCGTTGAGGATTTTCTTTTCTTTAAGTTCGGCCACGATTTTTTCGGAGATTTTTGAAAGCTCCGACCAATCCGGTCCCTGAATCGTAAACTCGATGGGGAATCCACTGCCTCCACCGCCGCCAAAGCCCTGAGTGGATGGATCCTGCACTTGTGGCTTTGCTTCGGGAATGGATTTATTGAGCGCTTCGCGAGTGACTTCAATCAATTCTTGCTGAGTCAGCTCTTTCCCTTTTACAGAGTCTATCCCGCGCTGTCCGCGAGGTTTTAAATCAATAAAAATAATGGCCGAGTTCGTTTCACCCCCCGTAAATCCACCGGCAGCAATAAATGTGGAGAGGACCTCAGTGCGAGTGGCAAGAAATTCCTCGACCTTCATGACTTTCTCTTTCGTCAGAGAAATTCCGGAGCCAGGAGGATTTTTAAGTTGGATCATCATGAAGCCTTGATCTTGAGGCGGCTGAAATTCTCCCCGCAACAGGGCGACCGAGGCGAAACTCAAAATAAAGAACACCAGCGAGACAGCGAGTACAGTCCATCGATGATTTAAAGTCCACTTTAGACTTTTTTGATAGTTGACCCGCAATTTTTCATAGGACGTTTCGAAAAACTTTCCAAAGCGAGAAGTTCTTTCGTGCGATCCGGAAAACTGCGCGGCCCGCATCGGAGTGAGCGTGAGGGCCTCGAGCAGAGAAATCATCACTGCCGCGCTCATCGTCACACCAAATTGGTACAAGAACGCACCGATGATCCCTTCCATAAAAGCGATCGGCAAAAAAATGGCGACGAGGGAAATCGAGGCCGCCACCGCCGCGAAAGTAATTTCCCGTGCTCCCACCAATGCGGCTTGCTTGCGACTCTTCCCCATTTCGAAGTGGCGCGTGATGTTCTCTAAAACCATGATTGCGTCATCAATGACGATCCCAATCGCCAAGCTCAGTCCGAGAAGGGTAAAAATATTCAGCGTGAATCCCGAAAAATAGAGAATGATAAAGCTACCCAAAACCGACGTGGGAATGGCTAAAAGCACGTTGAGTGTCGAGGACCAAGATCCAATAAAAATCCAACACACTAAAGAAGTTAATAGCGCCGCAAGAATCAAGGTAAGAATCAACTCGTGAACGGCCTCTTCCACAAATTTAGTTCCATCAAAGTTCACCAATGCGGTCGTTCCCTCGGGCATCGTTTTTTGAATTTTGTCGACTCGAGCTCTCACCGCTTGGGCCACCGACACCGCGTTGGAACCGCGCTGCTTCACCACTCCTAAACCGACGGCGGCTTTTCCATTGACGCGAGCAAACTGAGTGATATCCACAGTTCCTTCTTCGACCCGAGCAATTTTGCCGAGAGGAATGGGATTGTAGTTGGGCATGCCCCCACGCGTATTCATAAGGATCTTTTTAAAGTCGTCCACAGACTTTTCCTCACCCATGGTGCGAAGACTGTATTCTTTTTTATCAAACTCGGCCCGACCTGACGGCCGCTCACGATGTTCGTTTTGAATGGTCGCCACCACATCCGAGACCGAAAACGCATATTGCTGAAGGGTTTTATTATCCACCCAAATCCGTAAATTCGGCTCGAGATAGCCTGGCATCCATAAACTTCCCACTCCCGGCACCGTGGTTAACTGATCGCGAATTTCGTTTTTGACGAACAGCATGAGTTCTTGGGGGGACATCTTGTCGCTGGAGACCGACAACCACATGATCGGAAAATCTTCCGGATTGATTTTCATCAACGAAATCGGCTCCACTCCGTTCGGAAGCGCCTCTTGCACCTGGGCGATCTTGGCCTGAACATCCTGAAAGGCAAGGTCCACATCCCGATCTAAGGAAAACTCGATGGTGACCTCGGCCACACCCACACGAACTTTCGAGGTGACGTTTTTAACACCTTGAATACTAATCACTGCGTCTTCGAGGGGATCGATGACATCAGCTTCCATTACCTCTGGAGCCGCACCCTCATAGCGTACGCCCAGCGAGATAAATGGAAAATCCACATCAGGCATTTCGCTCACACCCATGCGATTGAAACTGATCGCACCGAAAACGATGAGACCAAACATGAGCATCCACGCAAATACAGGCTTTTTGATCGATAAATCCGAAAGCGTCATTCTTTCACCTCAGTTGGCACAATGTAAGACGCCGCTTCGAGATTGATCAGATCAATCTGAGCAGCGTATCGAGCCTGATCGTAAGTTCGGCGGGCATTTAAATACTCGGTCATTGCCACTTGAGAGGTGATCGAATTGACCAAACGATTGCGAAACTCTCTCTGAAACGTCTTGTAGTTTTTTTCGGCCAAGGCCATGGTCTTCTCGAGCGCCGCCACTTGATTCATACGAACTTTTAAACTTTCATGAAGTGATCGAATCTGCTGAATGGCAAGACGTCGAAGTCGGGCCAGCTCTAAATCTTCCACGCGTTACTTTGAGGCGGCTTCGCGAACTTTGGCTTGCCGAGCGCCCCCTTCAAACAGCGGGAGCCTTAAGCGAAACTCCTCATCCCAACGAATGTCCTCAAGGAAAGCCACTGGTCGCTTCAAGTGGTAATTCCCAACTGCATCAACTGTGGGCCAGTACCCAGAGCGAGCGATACGAATTTCTTCTTCCGCCATTTTTACTTTTTGAATGGCGCTTAAAATATCAGGTCGCTCTTCCACGCGAGCGGTGTAATCCTCTATTCCTCTCACGATTAAAGTTTTTTTATCTTCTCTCTTGGTTTCGTCTTCGAGAACCGTGTCGTTGGCAAGTCCTGTCAAAAACGAGAATAGCTCTCGCGCTGAAGCCAACTGTCCACTGACAAGCTGGACGGTCGCTTCTAGGGATGCGCGAGTCGATTGGGCGGCCAGAAGTTCCGTCACGTTAGACTCTCCCCGACGAGCTCGAATTTGGAAATCATTCACACGCTGATTAAAAAGCTCGAGTTGTTCCTTCAAATTTCGAATGTCCTGCTCGAGATAAAGAATGTTGTAATAGTTCGAGGCGATGTCTTGATACAAAATCACCCGAGTGTTTTCTTTATTAAATTCCTGAGACTCTAAATTTCGACGCCGCTGGCGATAGGCCGCGAACTCACCTAAACCCCGAAATATCGGCTGCTCGAGAGTTAAACGAGCCGAGTCTTGCGACGCCGGAGAAAATGATCGTGCAAAAGGATCTGTAGGTTGATCCTGTCGAAAGTGCGAAGCGTTTGCAGAAATGTTCGGAAGAATCGCTCCGCGAGCTTGGTCGATCTGTTCTTCGGCCTGACTCACTCCCTCCTGACGTTGAGCTAAGAGTTCACTCTTTTGAAGAGTCGCCCGTAATGCTTCTTTGAAGTTAATAGCAGACGCAGGCGATCCTAAAAGGAGGCCCCCCAGAAGGAGAGAAGAATTAAAAATTTTCGATTTCATAGCACCTGTAAATTATACGAAGCCCTGATTGATACCAGGGCTTATGCTATGCAGAATAAAAAGAGATGGGAGACTACAAACCGGCGCAGGAATTGGAAACTTCTTGGAGTTCACTGAGCGTATCGCAACCGAAGGTACTCAGTTTATTGCAAACCGATTCCAGACACGCCGGATCCACCGCAGGTTTACAAACTGTTTTTTGAACTGCTGAGAGCTCGCTCACAGTATCACAACCAAACTGCCCTAGCTTTTGACAAGCGATCTCAACGCATTGACCATTCGCCTGACCTTTGCACATCACAGCCACTTCCGTCACTTCACTGATCGTATCACAGCCGAACTGACCTAATTTAGTGCAAGAGGCTTCCACACAGTCGCCATCGACATTCCCCTTACAGATATTGGCGACTTGAGAGATTTCGCTTTGAGTGTCGCAACCAAATTGACCCAGTTTTGTACAAACACTATCAATACAAGATCCAGACGCCCCCTCGGGAGGACAGTTGGGATGAGCATGTTTTGTTGAGAAGAGATC is a window encoding:
- a CDS encoding biopolymer transporter ExbD: MGASLGGNNDEPMADINIVPFVDIILVVLIIFMVTAPLVMKPAIDINLPQASSGEVKEQEKNMEVMIAANGDIYLNGKPSSMDELKNEAGNVSMKKVDSGAILNADKAVTLERLTEVIDTIKLAGIKKLAFQIQKK
- a CDS encoding TolC family protein, with amino-acid sequence MKSKIFNSSLLLGGLLLGSPASAINFKEALRATLQKSELLAQRQEGVSQAEEQIDQARGAILPNISANASHFRQDQPTDPFARSFSPASQDSARLTLEQPIFRGLGEFAAYRQRRRNLESQEFNKENTRVILYQDIASNYYNILYLEQDIRNLKEQLELFNQRVNDFQIRARRGESNVTELLAAQSTRASLEATVQLVSGQLASARELFSFLTGLANDTVLEDETKREDKKTLIVRGIEDYTARVEERPDILSAIQKVKMAEEEIRIARSGYWPTVDAVGNYHLKRPVAFLEDIRWDEEFRLRLPLFEGGARQAKVREAASK
- a CDS encoding MotA/TolQ/ExbB proton channel family protein, with protein sequence MFLLFALFTTAFITYLCSTNTKELNTVSFQGLFNLAQGFAETILWILLFTSVVSVAMIIERFFSLSKLTRQNRKFRAEAKEILMTQDLNKLDALAQDDSLPQKALRYGLKHTKAHGDKGLDEMFNSFVMIEKPKIDKYLNFLATVGSNAPFVGLLGTVMGIMKAFNDLAQNSAAGNEVVMLGIAHALVATAIGLFVAIPAVIAFNYYQKMVRETVQTIEIAKELCLSYAKVKKG
- a CDS encoding efflux RND transporter permease subunit, which codes for MTLSDLSIKKPVFAWMLMFGLIVFGAISFNRMGVSEMPDVDFPFISLGVRYEGAAPEVMEADVIDPLEDAVISIQGVKNVTSKVRVGVAEVTIEFSLDRDVDLAFQDVQAKIAQVQEALPNGVEPISLMKINPEDFPIMWLSVSSDKMSPQELMLFVKNEIRDQLTTVPGVGSLWMPGYLEPNLRIWVDNKTLQQYAFSVSDVVATIQNEHRERPSGRAEFDKKEYSLRTMGEEKSVDDFKKILMNTRGGMPNYNPIPLGKIARVEEGTVDITQFARVNGKAAVGLGVVKQRGSNAVSVAQAVRARVDKIQKTMPEGTTALVNFDGTKFVEEAVHELILTLILAALLTSLVCWIFIGSWSSTLNVLLAIPTSVLGSFIILYFSGFTLNIFTLLGLSLAIGIVIDDAIMVLENITRHFEMGKSRKQAALVGAREITFAAVAASISLVAIFLPIAFMEGIIGAFLYQFGVTMSAAVMISLLEALTLTPMRAAQFSGSHERTSRFGKFFETSYEKLRVNYQKSLKWTLNHRWTVLAVSLVFFILSFASVALLRGEFQPPQDQGFMMIQLKNPPGSGISLTKEKVMKVEEFLATRTEVLSTFIAAGGFTGGETNSAIIFIDLKPRGQRGIDSVKGKELTQQELIEVTREALNKSIPEAKPQVQDPSTQGFGGGGGSGFPIEFTIQGPDWSELSKISEKIVAELKEKKILNDADSDLLAGAPELRIYPDRQKAADRGVEVLKLGAVINAAIGGAIAGTYEKGGHRYDIRVKLDEEDRNPGERVKELFVRNNRGELVPLSQVVSTKEEPVASTISRKNRERAISIYGNPGTGLSQQQALDQAEKVARNLLPEGYKFQLSGSAEEMMQSFMSLMFAMVLGFVVAYMILASQFNSFIDPVTVFVALPFSFSGAFVALLITDQSLNLFSIIGLILLMGIVKKNSILLVDFTNQRRDEDKLPVFDALIEACPSRLRPILMTSIATIAGALPAALSLGAGAESRRPMAVAVIGGVFVSTLLTLYVVPVVYSLLARFSRREEFAEET